One Nocardia iowensis DNA window includes the following coding sequences:
- a CDS encoding DUF4189 domain-containing protein, with protein sequence MSLLGRAALGAALTSTAALTIMGAGSAAAASKYYGTLAVSPGTGKVVEATDHPTWVAADAAAIRDCGVYDCQIVVRFSDGCAAVARGADGRFAADSASSRADAERLAVAKLGESAPPFPDLGSASPRAASVVLSSCTKNAS encoded by the coding sequence GTGTCACTTCTAGGTAGAGCCGCGCTCGGTGCTGCTCTGACATCCACCGCGGCACTCACCATCATGGGGGCGGGCTCGGCCGCTGCGGCGAGCAAATACTATGGGACGCTGGCGGTTTCGCCGGGCACTGGAAAGGTGGTCGAGGCCACCGATCACCCCACCTGGGTGGCGGCGGACGCGGCGGCGATCCGGGACTGCGGCGTCTACGACTGCCAGATCGTGGTGCGGTTCTCCGATGGTTGTGCGGCTGTCGCGCGGGGCGCCGACGGAAGGTTCGCGGCCGACTCGGCGTCGTCGCGGGCGGACGCCGAGCGGCTGGCGGTCGCCAAGCTCGGCGAGAGTGCGCCGCCGTTCCCCGACCTCGGCAGCGCATCGCCGCGGGCGGCGAGCGTCGTGCTGTCCTCGTGCACCAAGAACGCGAGCTGA
- the sufU gene encoding Fe-S cluster assembly sulfur transfer protein SufU, whose product MRMEQMYQEVILDHYKHPHHRGLREPYGAEVHHVNPTCGDEVTLRVQLDDNGDVADVSYDGQGCSISQAATSVLTDQVIGLPVQQALKVVDSYNEMISSRGTIEGDEDMIGDGIAFVGVSKYPARVKCALLGWMAFKDAVVRITSAEEAKRSMGNGDQA is encoded by the coding sequence ATGCGCATGGAGCAGATGTACCAGGAAGTGATCCTGGACCACTACAAGCACCCGCACCACCGCGGGCTGCGGGAGCCGTACGGTGCCGAAGTGCACCACGTGAACCCGACCTGCGGTGACGAGGTGACCCTGCGCGTCCAGCTCGACGACAACGGCGACGTCGCCGACGTCTCCTACGACGGTCAGGGCTGCTCGATCAGCCAGGCCGCCACCTCGGTCCTCACCGACCAGGTGATCGGGCTGCCGGTGCAGCAGGCGCTGAAGGTGGTCGACTCGTACAACGAGATGATCTCCAGCCGCGGCACCATCGAGGGTGACGAGGACATGATCGGCGACGGCATCGCCTTCGTCGGCGTCTCCAAGTACCCGGCGCGAGTGAAATGCGCATTGCTCGGCTGGATGGCGTTCAAAGACGCGGTGGTCCGGATAACCTCGGCAGAAGAGGCAAAGCGTTCGATGGGAAATGGGGACCAGGCATGA
- the sufD gene encoding Fe-S cluster assembly protein SufD, with protein sequence MATGDSSLLGRSAGSALAEAVEGENPTAKPIQNPGAGAAINKGEVFTSFDVNAFEVPSGRDEEWRFTPLRRLRGLHDGTAVRDGRATVEVSSVEGVQVETVDRSDERLGAAGEPADRVAAQAYSGFESATVVSVGAETEVAEPVVVTVTGPGQDKTAYGHLQIRLANFATATVVIDQRGSGTYAENVEFVLGDSAKLTVVAVQDWADDAVNATAHHALLGRDATLRHIAVTLGGDLVRLTGTVRYAGPGGDAELLGLYFADAGQHFEQRLLVDHSQPNCKSNVLYKGALQGDPQSPKGDARTVWVGDVLIRAAAEGTDTFEVNRNLVLTDGARADSVPNLEIETGEIAGAGHASATGRFDDEQLFYLRARGIPEDVARRLVVRGFFQEIIQKIAVPEIRERLESAIEAELAAVGV encoded by the coding sequence ATGGCGACTGGTGACAGTAGTTTGTTGGGTCGCTCCGCGGGCTCCGCTCTGGCCGAAGCGGTCGAGGGCGAAAACCCTACGGCCAAGCCGATTCAGAACCCGGGCGCAGGAGCCGCGATCAACAAGGGCGAGGTCTTCACCTCGTTCGACGTGAACGCCTTCGAGGTGCCGTCCGGCCGCGACGAGGAGTGGCGGTTCACCCCGCTGCGCCGGCTGCGCGGCCTGCACGACGGCACCGCCGTCCGGGACGGCCGCGCCACCGTCGAGGTCAGCTCGGTCGAGGGTGTTCAGGTCGAGACGGTCGATCGGTCCGACGAGCGGCTCGGCGCCGCGGGTGAGCCCGCGGATCGTGTTGCCGCCCAGGCGTACTCGGGCTTCGAGTCGGCCACCGTCGTGTCGGTCGGCGCGGAGACCGAGGTCGCCGAACCGGTCGTCGTCACGGTCACCGGACCGGGGCAGGACAAGACCGCCTACGGCCACCTGCAGATCCGGCTCGCCAACTTCGCCACCGCCACCGTGGTCATCGACCAGCGCGGCAGCGGAACCTACGCGGAGAACGTCGAATTCGTGCTCGGTGACAGCGCGAAGCTGACCGTCGTCGCGGTCCAGGACTGGGCCGACGACGCCGTGAACGCGACCGCGCACCACGCACTGCTCGGCCGCGACGCCACGCTGCGGCACATCGCGGTGACCCTCGGCGGCGACCTGGTTCGGCTCACCGGAACCGTCCGCTACGCGGGCCCCGGCGGCGATGCCGAACTGCTCGGCCTCTACTTCGCCGATGCGGGCCAGCACTTCGAGCAGCGCCTGCTCGTCGACCACTCGCAGCCGAACTGCAAGTCGAATGTGTTGTACAAGGGTGCGCTGCAAGGTGATCCGCAGTCGCCCAAGGGCGACGCGCGCACCGTGTGGGTCGGCGATGTGCTGATCCGCGCCGCCGCGGAAGGCACCGACACCTTCGAGGTGAACCGCAACCTGGTGCTCACCGACGGCGCCCGCGCCGACTCGGTACCCAACCTGGAGATCGAGACCGGCGAGATCGCCGGGGCCGGGCACGCGAGTGCCACCGGCCGTTTCGACGACGAGCAGCTGTTCTACCTGCGCGCCCGCGGCATTCCGGAAGATGTGGCGCGACGCCTGGTGGTGCGCGGCTTCTTCCAGGAGATCATCCAGAAGATCGCGGTCCCCGAGATCCGGGAGCGGCTGGAGTCGGCCATCGAGGCCGAGCTCGCCGCTGTCGGCGTCTAA
- a CDS encoding LppA family lipoprotein encodes MTKKTAVRILLSIVAAAVLSGCGDSLKDPYRPAPKEDIAHAEAKMRELPSVEATERELAATIQQIADGAKIVAPELDWRTEVNRGQGTLGCPSPYLETDGVSMTTDSLVSSVPISDTQWPDVLKVARDIAARNGITALTVRADTPGHHDIVLHSPDHGNEIKIGTRKAAIITGLTGCRYREEDLRKQPGN; translated from the coding sequence ATGACGAAGAAGACGGCCGTCCGAATACTTTTATCGATCGTCGCAGCGGCGGTCCTGAGTGGATGTGGAGACAGTTTGAAGGACCCCTACCGCCCGGCGCCGAAGGAGGACATCGCGCACGCCGAGGCCAAGATGCGGGAGTTGCCGTCTGTCGAAGCCACTGAGCGAGAACTCGCGGCGACGATCCAGCAGATCGCGGACGGTGCCAAAATCGTTGCGCCTGAACTCGACTGGCGCACTGAGGTCAATCGCGGGCAGGGCACCCTCGGCTGCCCGTCGCCGTACCTCGAGACCGACGGAGTTTCGATGACCACCGACTCCCTCGTATCGTCGGTGCCGATCAGCGACACCCAGTGGCCCGACGTACTGAAGGTCGCGCGCGACATCGCCGCACGGAACGGCATAACTGCGCTCACCGTTCGCGCGGACACGCCCGGACACCACGACATTGTTCTGCACTCGCCGGATCACGGCAACGAGATCAAAATCGGCACCCGCAAGGCCGCCATTATCACCGGACTAACCGGTTGTCGCTACCGGGAAGAAGACCTACGGAAGCAACCCGGGAACTGA
- a CDS encoding alpha/beta hydrolase, producing the protein MLETSLSRRIATVEDVTNQLADIGKLPGWEGDSANAARRRFVVTADQLIDEAAVLGAVRELAKQTREAVKHLKETLATIEQTAAANGLEIWDAGHVTIADAPNAPDAASVEALRVELQDAVHAVMRQADDIDADAAAVLNKAADGQIDDKGATDVAAASAAGASQGGLTAPAPPENGTPQQNKEYWDAMDERQRREVIEQHPEWVGNRDGIPSMARHEANVNRIDDERARLTQERDALQEKLKDAPAGSRYPNAPDPYGEEKAELARVEAKLKDLDSIDQILKDRPLDPANPDNGARLLLLDMQTGDKGMAAIAVGDPDNADHVSVTVPGVSTTVQSLDGMTREAEALQREAKFQLNEEGRPGQRVASIAWLGYEPPPEIGPEAASADRAKDGAPKLANFFEGLDVASNKPDPHITALGHSYGSYTTALALQDSGRGQPVDDAVFYGSPGINANDEPDLGLPQGRGYVMRAPDDPITLADGFGTFGPDPVTTKLEQLSVAETTTKDGVHREDSNGHSEYPRPSADGTLRTAGYNMAVIIAGLPELAVR; encoded by the coding sequence ATGCTGGAGACCTCGCTGTCTCGCCGCATCGCCACGGTCGAAGATGTCACCAACCAGCTCGCTGACATCGGCAAACTCCCAGGTTGGGAGGGTGATTCCGCGAATGCGGCGAGGCGCAGGTTCGTCGTGACCGCGGACCAATTGATCGATGAAGCCGCCGTGCTCGGCGCCGTCCGAGAATTGGCGAAGCAGACCAGGGAAGCCGTCAAGCACCTCAAGGAAACCTTGGCCACGATCGAACAGACCGCCGCGGCGAACGGACTCGAAATCTGGGACGCCGGGCACGTCACGATCGCCGACGCGCCCAACGCGCCCGACGCGGCGTCGGTAGAGGCCTTGCGGGTGGAACTACAGGACGCCGTGCACGCGGTGATGCGCCAGGCCGACGACATCGACGCGGACGCTGCGGCGGTACTGAATAAAGCCGCCGACGGCCAGATCGACGACAAGGGCGCTACCGACGTGGCGGCGGCCTCCGCTGCCGGTGCGTCGCAAGGCGGATTGACCGCTCCCGCGCCGCCGGAGAACGGGACGCCGCAGCAGAACAAGGAATACTGGGATGCAATGGACGAGCGGCAGCGTCGTGAGGTCATCGAACAGCATCCCGAGTGGGTTGGTAACCGGGACGGGATACCGTCCATGGCGCGGCACGAAGCGAACGTCAACCGCATCGATGACGAGCGGGCCCGGTTGACGCAGGAACGTGACGCCCTGCAGGAGAAGTTGAAGGACGCGCCCGCCGGGTCGAGGTATCCGAACGCACCGGATCCGTATGGCGAGGAGAAAGCGGAACTGGCCCGGGTTGAGGCGAAGTTGAAGGATCTCGACTCGATCGACCAGATCCTGAAGGACCGCCCGCTCGATCCGGCCAACCCGGACAACGGCGCACGCCTGCTGTTGCTGGACATGCAAACGGGGGACAAGGGGATGGCCGCGATTGCCGTCGGTGATCCCGATAATGCTGACCATGTCTCGGTCACCGTCCCCGGTGTTTCGACGACCGTGCAGTCGTTGGACGGCATGACCCGCGAGGCGGAGGCGCTGCAGCGAGAGGCGAAATTCCAACTGAACGAAGAGGGCCGTCCTGGCCAAAGGGTGGCGTCGATAGCTTGGCTAGGGTATGAACCGCCGCCGGAAATCGGGCCGGAGGCGGCGAGTGCCGATCGAGCCAAAGACGGCGCACCCAAGCTGGCGAACTTTTTCGAAGGTCTGGATGTGGCATCGAACAAACCGGATCCGCACATCACGGCGCTGGGGCACTCCTACGGGTCCTACACGACGGCGCTGGCATTACAGGATTCCGGCCGAGGCCAACCCGTCGACGATGCCGTCTTCTACGGCTCACCCGGTATCAACGCCAACGACGAACCGGATCTCGGACTCCCACAGGGCCGCGGCTACGTGATGCGGGCACCCGACGACCCGATCACCTTGGCCGACGGCTTCGGCACGTTTGGCCCCGACCCGGTGACCACGAAGCTGGAGCAACTCTCCGTCGCCGAGACCACGACGAAAGACGGCGTACATCGCGAAGACTCCAACGGGCACAGCGAGTATCCGCGGCCGAGTGCTGACGGCACACTGCGCACCGCCGGATACAACATGGCAGTAATCATCGCCGGACTACCGGAACTGGCGGTGCGCTGA
- the sufC gene encoding Fe-S cluster assembly ATPase SufC produces MTTLEIKDLHVEVANPDESGEPIKILKGVDLTIKSGETHAIMGPNGSGKSTLSYAIAGHPKYTVTSGSITLDGEDVLAMSVDERARAGLFLAMQYPVEVPGVSTSNFLRTAVTAVRGEAPKLRHWVKEVKESMSELEIDPAFAERNVNEGFSGGEKKRHEILQLGLLKPKIAILDETDSGLDVDALRIVSEGVNKYKERENGGVLLITHYTRILRYIEPEFVHVFVGGRVVAEGGSELADELDANGYVRFTQTATAGA; encoded by the coding sequence ATGACCACCCTGGAAATCAAGGACCTGCACGTCGAGGTCGCCAACCCGGACGAGTCCGGCGAGCCCATCAAGATCCTCAAGGGCGTGGACCTCACCATCAAATCCGGTGAGACGCACGCCATCATGGGCCCCAACGGCTCCGGTAAGTCGACCCTGTCGTACGCGATCGCCGGGCACCCCAAGTACACGGTGACCTCCGGCTCGATCACCCTCGACGGCGAAGACGTCCTCGCGATGTCGGTCGACGAGCGTGCGCGCGCTGGCCTGTTCCTGGCCATGCAGTACCCGGTTGAGGTGCCTGGCGTCTCCACATCGAACTTCCTGCGTACCGCCGTCACCGCCGTCCGCGGTGAGGCGCCCAAGCTGCGGCACTGGGTCAAGGAAGTCAAGGAGTCGATGAGCGAGCTGGAGATCGACCCCGCCTTCGCCGAACGCAATGTGAACGAGGGCTTCTCCGGTGGCGAGAAGAAGCGGCACGAGATCCTGCAGCTCGGCCTGCTGAAGCCGAAGATCGCGATCCTGGACGAGACCGACTCGGGCCTGGACGTCGACGCGCTGCGCATCGTCTCCGAGGGCGTCAACAAGTACAAGGAGCGCGAGAACGGTGGCGTGCTGCTCATCACGCACTACACCCGGATCCTGCGCTACATCGAGCCGGAATTCGTGCACGTCTTCGTCGGCGGCCGCGTCGTCGCCGAGGGTGGTTCGGAACTGGCCGACGAACTCGACGCCAACGGCTACGTACGTTTCACTCAGACAGCTACTGCGGGAGCCTGA
- a CDS encoding DUF3558 domain-containing protein: MSGAVLRGVRGVICAALLCTSLFGCSRDEAPADTSSTKYLYDEVFNPCREMPSKFLSEHQLETTPEPNDNLIDGYIYWGCEYPGQAYDFGVYVSNMPLSALGHTHAVKPAQIAGRAAKIQSLPLEKISCNLYIEMTGGLLALGLTLKSPIEACPTLSTVAEDLVPLLPPGV; the protein is encoded by the coding sequence ATGAGCGGTGCCGTGCTGCGGGGAGTCAGGGGAGTTATCTGCGCCGCGCTGCTGTGTACGTCACTGTTCGGCTGCTCGCGCGATGAAGCGCCCGCCGATACCAGTTCGACGAAATATTTGTATGATGAAGTGTTCAACCCGTGCCGTGAGATGCCGAGCAAGTTTCTTTCGGAACACCAACTCGAAACCACGCCAGAACCCAATGACAACCTTATCGATGGCTACATTTATTGGGGTTGCGAGTATCCCGGCCAGGCTTACGATTTCGGGGTTTACGTCAGCAACATGCCGCTGAGTGCGCTCGGTCATACGCACGCAGTTAAACCTGCACAGATTGCCGGGCGGGCCGCGAAAATACAATCGTTACCGCTCGAAAAGATTTCCTGCAATCTGTATATCGAAATGACAGGTGGGCTACTGGCGTTAGGGCTTACGCTCAAGTCCCCGATCGAGGCGTGCCCGACACTCAGCACCGTGGCCGAGGACCTCGTACCCCTCCTCCCGCCTGGTGTTTAG
- a CDS encoding metal-sulfur cluster assembly factor has protein sequence MSDTPATETAEQVELSAEDIKRLEDLEEAMRDVVDPELGINVVDLGLVYGLSVQDEVAILDMTLTSAACPLTDVIEDQSRNALVRSGLVDDLKINWVWMPPWGPDKITEDGREQLRALGFTV, from the coding sequence ATGAGCGACACACCGGCAACCGAGACAGCCGAGCAGGTCGAGCTGTCCGCCGAAGACATCAAGCGCCTCGAGGACCTCGAGGAGGCGATGCGCGACGTCGTCGACCCCGAACTCGGCATCAACGTGGTCGATCTCGGCCTCGTCTACGGCCTGTCCGTGCAGGACGAAGTGGCCATCCTGGACATGACCCTCACGTCGGCGGCCTGCCCGCTCACCGACGTCATCGAGGACCAGTCCCGCAACGCCCTCGTCCGCAGCGGCCTCGTCGACGACCTCAAGATCAACTGGGTCTGGATGCCACCCTGGGGCCCGGACAAGATCACCGAGGACGGCCGCGAACAACTCCGCGCCCTCGGCTTCACCGTCTAG
- a CDS encoding WXG100 family type VII secretion target — MGDSVSIDPEILRGAAGRLDLLYNDAGATLRATDQAIANSRDGWKEASSSAFTRFTTYLDTRRTTLQQNLAELSESLTTTANTLQSQDQSRATTTNQLTQSSLDL; from the coding sequence ATGGGTGATTCCGTTTCGATCGATCCGGAGATCCTCCGCGGTGCGGCCGGTCGGCTCGATCTGCTGTACAACGACGCGGGTGCGACCCTGCGAGCCACCGACCAAGCGATCGCCAACAGCCGCGATGGCTGGAAGGAAGCGTCGTCGAGCGCCTTCACCCGGTTCACCACCTACCTGGACACGCGCCGAACCACGCTGCAACAAAACCTGGCCGAACTCTCGGAATCGCTGACCACCACAGCGAACACCCTCCAGTCCCAGGACCAATCCCGAGCCACCACAACCAACCAGCTGACCCAATCCAGCCTCGACCTCTGA
- a CDS encoding cysteine desulfurase, giving the protein MTATVRTLDVARIRADFPILSRTVRDGKPLVYLDSGATSQRPLAVLDAEREFLVTHNSAVHRGAHQLAEEATDAYEDARAAIGRFVGVDAGEIVFTKNATESLNLVTYSFADRRFPYHVGPGDEIVITELEHHANLVPWQELARRTGATLKWYGVTDDGRIDLDSLELSPATKVVAFTHQSNVTGAITDVAEIVRRAKAVGALTVLDACQSVPHMPVNFRELGVDFAAFSGHKMFGPSGVGVLYGRRALLEETPPFITGGSMIETVFMEGSTYAPPPQRFEAGVPMTSQVVGLGAAVRYLEALDMEAVAAHEHALVSAAIDGLHAIDGVRIIGPLENVDRGGAVSFVVDGIHAHDVGQILDDEGVAVRVGHFCAWPLLRRLGVPAAVRASFAAYNTLDEVDALVAAVRKAQSFFGVV; this is encoded by the coding sequence ATGACCGCCACGGTCCGTACCCTCGACGTGGCCCGCATCCGGGCCGACTTCCCGATCCTGAGCCGCACGGTTCGGGACGGGAAACCGTTGGTGTACTTGGACTCCGGCGCGACTTCGCAGCGACCCCTTGCAGTGCTCGACGCGGAACGCGAGTTCCTGGTCACCCACAACTCGGCGGTGCACCGCGGTGCGCACCAGCTCGCCGAGGAAGCGACCGACGCCTACGAGGACGCCCGCGCCGCCATCGGCCGGTTCGTCGGCGTCGACGCGGGTGAGATCGTGTTCACCAAGAACGCGACCGAATCGTTGAACCTGGTGACGTACTCGTTCGCCGACCGCCGATTCCCGTACCACGTCGGCCCCGGCGACGAGATCGTGATCACCGAGCTGGAGCATCACGCGAATCTCGTTCCGTGGCAAGAGCTCGCGCGCCGGACCGGTGCGACATTGAAGTGGTACGGGGTCACCGACGACGGCCGGATCGACCTCGATTCGCTCGAATTATCGCCCGCCACCAAGGTTGTCGCGTTCACCCACCAGTCCAACGTGACCGGGGCCATCACCGATGTCGCCGAAATAGTGCGCCGCGCTAAGGCGGTCGGCGCGCTGACGGTGCTCGACGCCTGCCAGTCGGTGCCGCACATGCCGGTGAACTTCCGCGAGCTCGGCGTCGACTTCGCCGCGTTCTCCGGACACAAGATGTTCGGCCCGTCCGGTGTCGGCGTGCTGTACGGCCGCCGGGCGCTGCTGGAGGAGACCCCGCCGTTCATCACCGGCGGTTCGATGATCGAGACCGTCTTCATGGAGGGCAGCACCTACGCGCCGCCGCCGCAGCGGTTCGAGGCCGGCGTGCCGATGACCTCCCAGGTGGTCGGATTGGGCGCTGCCGTGCGGTATCTCGAAGCGCTCGACATGGAAGCCGTTGCCGCGCACGAACATGCGTTGGTCAGTGCCGCGATCGATGGTCTGCACGCGATCGACGGTGTGCGGATCATCGGTCCCCTCGAGAACGTGGACCGCGGTGGCGCGGTGTCGTTCGTGGTGGACGGGATCCACGCCCACGATGTCGGGCAGATTCTCGACGACGAGGGCGTCGCGGTGCGGGTTGGTCACTTCTGCGCGTGGCCGCTGCTGCGCCGGCTCGGCGTTCCGGCTGCCGTGCGCGCTTCGTTCGCCGCCTACAACACACTCGACGAGGTGGACGCACTGGTTGCCGCCGTGCGGAAGGCTCAGAGCTTCTTCGGAGTTGTATAG
- a CDS encoding helix-turn-helix transcriptional regulator, which produces MKTVGLRNEDERAGRKTGTESSAAPAAVTEGHTRAAIVQLLLEEGPITATAIGTTLGLAPAGVRRHLDALIDSGQARASRSAPWQQKGRGRPAKQYQLTAAGRGQLGHAYDDLAGAAIRQLGEIGGEQAITEFARRRARTIVAGIAPVEEHTPQHTEAKAEEIAEAFTEAGFAASTRKVGAGVQICQHHCPVAHVAEEFPQLCAAELDAFRDLLGTHVQRLATIANGDCACTTHVPLLVLPITKKTSPEIAAQPAAVRTNDSGRSAE; this is translated from the coding sequence GTGAAAACCGTGGGTTTGCGGAATGAGGACGAACGGGCTGGTCGCAAGACCGGCACCGAGTCTTCGGCTGCGCCCGCGGCGGTCACCGAGGGACACACCCGCGCGGCTATCGTCCAGCTGCTGCTGGAGGAGGGCCCGATCACCGCGACCGCCATCGGGACCACCCTCGGGCTGGCCCCGGCCGGGGTGCGCCGTCACCTCGACGCGTTGATCGACTCCGGTCAGGCCCGGGCCAGCAGGTCCGCGCCGTGGCAGCAGAAGGGCCGCGGCCGCCCCGCCAAGCAGTATCAACTCACCGCGGCGGGACGTGGCCAACTGGGTCACGCCTACGACGACTTGGCAGGCGCGGCGATCCGCCAGCTCGGCGAGATCGGTGGCGAACAGGCCATCACCGAGTTCGCCAGGCGACGGGCCAGGACTATCGTGGCCGGGATCGCACCGGTCGAGGAGCACACTCCGCAACACACCGAGGCCAAGGCCGAGGAGATCGCGGAGGCGTTCACCGAGGCCGGTTTCGCCGCCTCCACCCGCAAGGTGGGTGCTGGTGTGCAGATCTGCCAGCACCACTGCCCGGTCGCGCACGTCGCGGAGGAATTCCCGCAGTTGTGCGCGGCGGAACTCGACGCGTTCCGTGACCTGCTGGGCACCCACGTGCAGCGGCTGGCCACAATCGCCAATGGCGACTGCGCGTGCACGACGCACGTGCCGCTGCTCGTACTGCCGATCACCAAAAAAACTTCACCAGAAATCGCTGCACAGCCCGCAGCGGTACGAACGAACGACTCCGGAAGGAGTGCCGAATGA
- the sufB gene encoding Fe-S cluster assembly protein SufB encodes MTTTTDQVQPLTQEETIASLGKYGYGWADSDVAGASAQRGLSEAVVRDISAKKSEPDWMLDIRLKALRIFDRKPMPNWGSNLDGIDFDNIKYFVRSSEKQAATWDDLPADIKNTYDKLGIPEAEKQRLVSGVAAQYESEVVYHSIREDLEKQGVIFLDTDTALKEHPEIFQQYFGSVIPAGDNKFSALNTAVWSGGSFIYVPPGVHVDIPLQAYFRINTENMGQFERTLIIVDEGAYVHYVEGCTAPIYKSDSLHSAVVEIIVKKGGRCRYTTIQNWSNNVYNLVTKRAKAEAGATMEWVDGNIGSKVTMKYPAVWMTGEYARGEVLSVAFAGEGQHQDTGAKMLHLAPHTSSNIISKSVARGGGRASYRGLVQVNKGAYGSKSTVKCDALLVDTISRSDTYPYVDIREDDVTMGHEATVSKVSEDQLFYLMSRGMTEDEAMAMVVRGFVEPIAKELPMEYALELNRLIELQMEGAVG; translated from the coding sequence ATGACGACAACCACCGACCAGGTGCAGCCGCTCACTCAGGAAGAGACCATTGCTTCCCTGGGCAAATACGGCTACGGCTGGGCCGATTCGGATGTGGCCGGAGCCAGTGCGCAACGAGGTCTGTCCGAGGCGGTTGTCCGCGACATCTCGGCGAAGAAGAGCGAGCCGGACTGGATGCTCGACATCCGGCTGAAGGCCCTGCGCATCTTCGATCGCAAGCCCATGCCGAACTGGGGCTCCAACCTCGACGGCATCGACTTCGACAACATCAAGTACTTCGTGCGCTCCAGCGAGAAGCAGGCCGCCACCTGGGATGACCTGCCCGCCGACATCAAGAACACCTACGACAAGCTCGGCATCCCGGAGGCGGAGAAGCAGCGCCTGGTCTCGGGTGTCGCGGCGCAGTACGAGTCGGAGGTCGTCTACCACTCCATCCGTGAGGATCTGGAGAAGCAGGGCGTGATCTTCCTCGACACCGACACGGCGTTGAAGGAGCACCCGGAGATCTTCCAGCAGTACTTCGGCTCGGTGATCCCCGCGGGCGACAACAAGTTCTCCGCGCTGAACACCGCCGTGTGGTCGGGTGGCTCATTCATCTACGTGCCGCCGGGCGTGCACGTCGACATCCCGCTGCAGGCCTACTTCCGGATCAACACCGAGAACATGGGCCAGTTCGAGCGGACCCTGATCATCGTCGACGAGGGCGCCTACGTGCACTACGTCGAGGGTTGCACCGCGCCGATCTACAAGTCGGACTCGCTGCACTCCGCGGTGGTCGAGATCATCGTGAAGAAGGGCGGCCGCTGCCGCTACACCACCATCCAGAACTGGTCGAACAACGTCTACAACCTGGTCACCAAGCGGGCCAAGGCGGAGGCGGGCGCGACCATGGAGTGGGTCGACGGCAACATCGGCTCCAAGGTCACCATGAAGTACCCGGCGGTCTGGATGACCGGCGAGTACGCCCGCGGCGAGGTGCTCTCGGTGGCGTTCGCCGGCGAGGGCCAGCACCAGGACACCGGCGCGAAGATGCTGCACCTGGCGCCGCACACCTCCTCGAACATCATCAGCAAGTCGGTGGCGCGCGGCGGTGGCCGGGCTTCCTACCGCGGCCTCGTGCAGGTGAACAAGGGTGCGTACGGCTCCAAGTCGACCGTGAAATGTGATGCGCTGCTTGTCGATACGATCAGCCGCTCGGACACCTACCCGTACGTCGACATCCGCGAGGACGACGTGACGATGGGTCACGAGGCCACCGTGTCGAAGGTGTCCGAAGATCAGCTCTTCTACCTGATGAGCCGCGGCATGACCGAGGACGAGGCAATGGCCATGGTGGTGCGCGGCTTCGTCGAGCCCATCGCCAAGGAACTGCCGATGGAATACGCGTTGGAACTGAACCGGCTCATCGAGCTGCAGATGGAAGGGGCCGTTGGCTGA
- a CDS encoding DUF4189 domain-containing protein, translating into MSLSRKAVMCLVASSAATLVAAGAAQAEPGGDGRYYGSIALNSKSGATGAAWNYPSWAESDTDALAECGSWDCFVVVRFADGCGAVSATSDGNWAVGTGSSRAEAERAAIANLGPLAPPFPNFGSSAPKSAEILHSACTPE; encoded by the coding sequence ATGTCTTTGTCGCGCAAGGCCGTCATGTGCCTGGTCGCATCATCCGCCGCCACCCTGGTCGCAGCGGGCGCCGCACAGGCCGAGCCGGGTGGGGACGGCAGGTACTACGGCTCGATCGCACTGAACTCCAAGTCCGGTGCGACCGGCGCGGCCTGGAACTACCCGAGCTGGGCGGAGTCGGATACCGACGCACTCGCTGAGTGCGGCAGCTGGGACTGCTTCGTCGTCGTGCGCTTCGCCGATGGGTGCGGTGCGGTCTCGGCGACCTCGGACGGCAACTGGGCCGTCGGCACCGGCAGCAGCCGTGCCGAGGCGGAACGGGCGGCCATCGCCAACCTCGGACCGTTGGCGCCGCCGTTCCCGAACTTCGGCAGCTCGGCGCCCAAGTCCGCCGAGATCCTGCACTCGGCGTGCACTCCAGAGTAG